The following proteins are co-located in the Phaeodactylum tricornutum CCAP 1055/1 chromosome 2, whole genome shotgun sequence genome:
- a CDS encoding predicted protein, whose amino-acid sequence MVSLMQKLCLKPQDPLRRQLLVSFGSSAFLTLAFVVALASITVHSAGHAVKERSNEVMRDQVVRNIVTSTRNLADQFTAYLLTLDGTVQLMAEFARDRIVGYGEEGWDDDRSPPLPLDWQINPNIVSENAWEHLQERTPLNPEGRLTSQSSSFAMQGTCDPNITDSNHFNYYPNCTDENNNILTGGKVQPVSTAKAIYDKAGDLNVFLKPLFESQRDAYFLGIYFHNAGAGATLTYPGVSRGGYLETYESGGCDWMRNTNPYTKRPFGTDEEIGRCHMQGTVVSEREFNPMEEIWCQEMALHPEKVVKYGPYTRANSGNFRLMSAGTGIFDRKNGNFIGCAAMKVPVDFLAMSLSDSLLVEDSIIAVVRFDNGHLVADSNSSYALFENDGSHHISETGMISTEQFETFRSIILSIPQYTETAVRDAMAKTVLPCEKGGLISAYPLPTPPIEYDPQYKPDFLMIQVIGDEIFLSISKNAEAINADVRATVLVSAMLGFTAVMIVLAIVWCVSRVLTRPLSWIEGIAWQIVNHSDCRASNKLLVGKSYDLTPIVQCAPTSEITDLVIEFRRMIEGFSGGGASIVAEPALVEIRNELTWQSDFRQLYCRDQSDPTGFSCVDLQSVEVPMVAVAKPKSGTFSSFVAKLEKRILSSSIGSETPPSSCDQSSELDESRDKIAASIVPAPNQKHRGKNVLFTTDEDRGSVSKNDYRCALQNNSVLRSALFWWILLLLVVPLITANVIICAIVSANVERILPSWVSLVAETSITLEIEALMVTVASKAVLALTVLYEPMRDLHLLTRVSGWLLFDGIRRSVSFTEADKSSTEECKTYFADQSCPFYSQSRAPCPCDWEEPYEFSRRTCTEGNHTGLERRFLSDETFQLSKTRSIQKRFVSCQARDTDAFTGNRNSSQSFPTFDYSPETTLWWNTFDEMPGSEQGADVSGFATTYARARVSSAMAVVDFPIYNYAVKVARPKINVATYLGFEGDGLLTGFSGCRYSQTALSSFSSRKTNQASELAPDLCPLGKYGYDPRCRPWYASGKAQYLSSGSMLHVTAPYFFLGDTKVGTTVTAPVVNPNTDEFAGMAGLDFYPEMLRRSLATLNDLTSFIITPTEDVFGGDTVVAPNNTQPWMSASIVDLLFQFDEEGSQNREYFRNEILPRMRNGEKGCVRFKRNLDDGGEQVLILAFYPVFVRELSIVDPSDFGRGAITSGKLVYSVGIFACEGNMRMPFEAIEEDVDQDLRSKATLYFALVAAATFVFTVFAFFMVLSSVKTTVMVTEPVILLLQVIQDINNREVQEDVPPLRGGSKETRQVYNSFAKLYKIVQISNTAFFSGNLSWACHFLNDAIRLFRKVDDKKAIGVACNNLANVCYAQIHAHHNCDAGLNTSEDFGVVRAGLEHYDEAIAISEIEFEQATCLVTKAGFAYELADRLFNRGMFLLALQGDPDCPDDGRVRALADVSRARDLDIDTREFLLAHKLLLEHSEAVFGRIIRRIHGLISFHRDEELGELWALQELIEDADQLLLAAWNEPVAPLFQRCSRTGRLQQLEAAAIRLELSRDNDWEAARLAMRMFAEDEYLMEGSFQVAANALLRYSRATDGAMPFTRTTFQSTRSDFRKMLKTCKNGSVDIGKCLIFALEINKRWEGDPIMDRINANCLRLYDECCNPEDSMGLVASTTRGSYSLNLSTKSENEGLQRSTLDIATSGTSGMGSPSLPFAVQMVVDASASQENDSYVLLVADGCLDAENEAVLRECQTMCTGLSKASFYMNVTLANVDAGFCRIAHVVSHPPVTNSSLQGLTTEKF is encoded by the exons ATGGTATCGCTAATGCAAAAGCTCTGTTTGAAACCCCAGGACCCTCTGAGAAGGCAACTTCTTGTGAGCTTCGGATCTTCCGCTTTTCTTACCCTTGCTTTTGTAGTCGCTCTTGCTAGCATTACTGTTCATTCTGCCGGACATGCCGTTAAGGAGCGATCCAATGAAGTTATGCGCGATCAAGTCGTTCGCAATATTGTTACTTCGACGAGAAATTTAGCAGATCAATTTACCGCCTACTTGCTGACTTTGGATGGAACGGTGCAGCTCATGGCGGAATTTGCGAGGGATAGGATTGTTGGCTACGGAGAAGAAGGCTGGGACGACGACAG ATCGCCACCTTTGCCGTTAGATTGGCAAATCAATCCAAATATTGTCTCTGAGAATGCCTGGGAACACTTGCAAGAAAGGACGCCTCTGAATCCGGAGGGACGTTTGACTAGCCAAAGCTCTTCGTTCGCGATGCAAGGGACCTGTGATCCAAACATAACCGATTCCAATCATTTCAACTATTATCCGAACTGTACGGAtgaaaacaacaacatatTAACAGGAGGAAAAGTTCAACCCGTTTCTACAGCGAAAGCAATATACGACAAAGCAGGTGACTTGAATGTCTTTTTGAAGCCATTATTTGAGTCACAGCGAGACGCGTATTTCTTGGGCATTTATTTCCATAACGCAGGTGCTGGTGCCACGCTAACTTATCCAGGTGTGAGTCGCGGGGGATACCTTGAAACGTACGAATCTGGTGGCTGCGATTGGATGCGTAACACAAACCCATATACGAAAAGGCCTTTTGGAACCGATGAAGAAATCGGTCGATGCCATATGCAAGGGACCGTTGTGTCCGAAAGAGAATTTAATCCAATGGAAGAGATTTGGTGCCAAGAAATGGCGTTGCATCCGGAGAAAGTTGTGAAGTACGGACCGTATACCCGCGCAAACAGCGGTAACTTTCGATTGATGTCAGCAGGAACTGGGATCTTCGACCGGAA aaatggaaattttATTGGGTGTGCCGCTATGAAGGTACCAGTTGACTTTTTAGCAATGAGCCTTAGCGATTCTTTGCTTGTGGAAGACTCTATAATAGCAGTGGTTCGATTTGATAACGGACATCTTGTCGCCGATTCGAACTCATCGTACGCCTTATTCGAAAATGATGGGTCGCACCATATCTCCGAAACAGGTATGATTTCAACTGAGCAATTCGAGACGTTCCGGAGCATTATCCTTTCTATACCCCAATACACAGAGACCGCCGTTAGAGACGCTATGGCGAAAACAGTTTTACCTTGCGAAAAGGGTGGTCTGATAAGTGCATACCCCTTGCCAACACCCCCTATAGAGTACGACCCTCAATACAAGCCAGATTTTCTCATGATACAGGTCATCGGCGACGAAATCTTTCTCTCCATTTCAAAAAATGCTGAAGCTATTAACGCGGACGTGAGAGCAACTGTACTTGTATCTGCGATGCTTGGATTCACTGCTGTCATGATTGTTCTTGCAATTGTTTGGTGTGTTTCTAGAGTGTTGACTCGACCGCTTTCATGGATAGAAGGCATCGCTTGGCAAATCGTGAACCACAGCGATTGCCGAGCTTCCAATAAGCTCCTTGTCGGGAAAAGTTACGACTTGACTCCGATTGTGCAATGTGCTCCTACATCTGAAATCACTGATTTGGTGATTGAGTTTCGGAGAATGATCGAAGGGTTTAGTGGTGGAGGTGCTTCAATAGTTGCAGAACCCGCGCTTGTAGAAATCAGAAATGAGCTAACGTGGCAAAGCGATTTTCGGCAGCTCTATTGTCGCGATCAATCTGATCCAACAGGCTTTTCGTGCGTCGACTTGCAATCAGTTGAGGTTCCTATGGTAGCGGTGGCTAAGCCGAAAAGTGGAACATTTTCCAGTTTCGTCGCCAAGCTCGAAAAGAGAATTCTGTCCAGCTCTATTGGAAGCGAAACACCACCATCTTCCTGCGACCAGAGCAGCGAGCTTGATGAATCTCGTGACAAGATAGCTGCCTCTATTGTTCCTGctccaaatcaaaaacacCGAGGCAAAAATGTACTTTTCACAACTGATGAGGATCGAGGATCTGTCAGCAAGAACGATTATCGCTGCGCACTGCAAAACAACAGTGTTCTGCGATCAGCACTGTTCTGGTGGATTCTGTTACTGCTTGTTGTTCCTTTGATTACGGCAAATGTCATCATTTGTGCCATCGTTTCTGCCAATGTCGAAAGGATTCTACCGTCCTGGGTGAGTTTGGTGGCCGAAACATCGATCACGCTTGAGATTGAGGCTCTTATGGTAACAGTAGCTTCCAAGGCTGTGCTGGCATTGACTGTGTTGTACGAACCAATGCGAGACCTCCACTTATTGACTCGTGTCTCCGGTTGGCTCTTGTTTGACGGCATTCGGCGTTCGGTCAGCTTCACGGAAGCTGACAAATCATCAACAGAAGAATGCAAGACCTATTTTGCTGATCAATCCTGTCCCTTTTATAGCCAAAGTCGAGCGCCGTGTCCATGTGATTGGGAAGAACCATACGAATTTAGTCGGCGGACTTGCACCGAAGGAAATCACACTGGGTTGGAAAGACGTTTTCTGTCAGACGAGACGTTTCAACTCTCTAAAACAAGAAGCATTCAGAAGCGATTCGTGTCCTGCCAAGCACGAGACACTGATGCATTCACCGGCAACCGAAACTCATCTCAAAGCTTCCCCACTTTTGACTATAGTCCAGAGACCACTTTGTGGTGGAACACTTTTGATGAAATGCCTGGGTCTGAGCAAGGCGCAGACGTTTCTGGATTTGCAACAACATACGCACGCGCTCGGGTCAGTTCTGCAATGGCTGTAGTGGATTTCCCGATCTACAACTATGCAGTGAAAGTGGCACGTCCAAAAATAAATGTCGCAACATATCTTGGTTTTGAAGGGGATGGTCTTTTAACCGGTTTCAGTGGGTGCCGCTACTCCCAAACGGCACtctcttcattttcttctcGCAAGACCAATCAGGCTTCAGAGCTTGCACCAGACTTGTGTCCCCTGGGTAAATACGGATACGATCCTCGATGCCGCCCATGGTATGCCTCGGGTAAGGCTCAGTATTTATCATCAGGGAGTATGCTTCACGTTACTGCACCCTATTTTTTCTTAGGTGATACAAAGGTTGGGACAACTGTCACGGCTCCGGTGGTAAATCCAAACACCGACGAATTTGCTGGCATGGCTGGTCTTGACTTTTATCCAGAAATGCTTCGACGGTCACTGGCCACACTGAACGATTTAACCTCCTTTATAATTACACCCACGGAGGACGTTTTTGGCGGGGATACGGTTGTTGCCCCAAATAATACCCAACCTTGGATGTCGGCGTCTATTGTTGACTTACTATTTCAATTCGACGAGGAAGGAAGCCAAAATCGGGAATACTTTCGGAATGAAATCTTGCCTAGAATGAGGAACGGGGAGAAAGGATGTGTGAGATTCAAGCGAAACTTAGATGATGGAGGAGAACAGGTTTTGATTCTCGCATTCTATCCGGTATTCGTGCGGGAGCTATCAATCGTAGATCCTTCGGATTTTGGACGCGGTGCGATCACAAGCGGCAAGCTTGTGTACAGCGTCGGTATTTTTGCATGTGAAGGCAATATGCGGATGCCGTTTGAAGCCATCGAGGAAGATGTAGACCAAGATCTTCGATCCAAAGCTACTCTATATTTCGCCTTGGTGGCCGCCGCTACTTTTGTTTTTACAgtttttgcctttttt ATGGTTCTGTCTTCTGTAAAGACTACGGTGATGGTCACGGAACCAGTTATTCTGTTGCTACAGGTAATCCAGGATATCAACAACCGAGAGGTACAGGAAGACGTACCTCCTTTGCGAGGTGGCTCAAAGGAGACGCGACAGGTTTACAACTCATTCGCTAAATTATACAAGATTGTTCAGATTTCAAACACCGCGTTCTTCTCAGGTAATCTTAGCTGGGCATGCCATTTTCTGAATGATGCGATTCGACTTTTTCGGAAAGTTGATGACAAAAAGGCGATTGGTGTGGCATGCAACAATCTTGCGAATGTTTGTTATGCACAGATACACGCACACCACAACTGCGATGCTGGCTTGAACACGTCGGAAGATTTTGGTGTGGTGCGCGCTGGTTTAGAACACTACGATGAAGCTATTGCCATTTCGGAAATAGAGTTCGAGCAGGCCACGTGCCTCGTGACCAAGGCAGGATTTGCTTATGAACTGGCCGATCGACTCTTCAATCGAGGCATGTTCTTGCTAGCCTTACAAGGTGACCCCGACTGTCCCGACGACGGCCGAGTACGAGCTCTTGCCGACGTCTCTCGGGCCCGTGACCTTGACATTGACACGAGGGAGTTTTTGCTGGCCCACAAGCTTTTGTTAGAGCATTCCGAAGCCGTGTTTGGTCGGATCATTCGGCGAATCCACGGCCTCATTTCTTTCCACCGCGACGAGGAGCTCGGTGAACTATGGGCGCTGCAGGAACTGATTGAGGATGCGGATCAGTTACTGCTTGCGGCGTGGAACGAGCCCGTGGCGCCGTTGTTCCAGCGCTGTAGTCGCACCGGGCGTCTACAGCAGTTAGAAGCCGCCGCGATCCGGCTGGAACTCTCTCGGGACAACGACTGGGAAGCGGCCCGACTGGCGATGCGTATGTTTGCCGAAGACGAGTACCTGATGGAAGGAAGTTTCCAGGTTGCCGCCAACGCGTTGTTGCGCTACAGTCGGGCTACGGATGGAGCAATGCCGTTCACGCGAACAACGTTTCAGTCGACGCGATCGGATTTTCGGAAGATGCTCAAAACTTGCAAAAACGGATCGGTGGACATTGGCAAGTGCCTGATCTTCGCTTTGGAAATAAACAAGCGATGGGAAGGCGATCCCATCATGGACCGGATCAACGCGAACTGTCTTCGATTGTACGACGAGTGCTGCAATCCCGAAGATTCGATGGGTTTGGTAGCGTCCACTACCAGGGGATCGTACTCCTTGAATTTGTCAACAAAGTCGGAAAACGAAGGCTTGCAGCGGTCCACGTTGGACATTGCGACGAGTGGAACGAGCGGAATGGGGTCTCCATCGCTGCCCTTTGCGGTGCAAATGGTGGTGGATGCGTCGGCGTCGCAGGAGAACGATTCTTACGTGTTGCTGGTGGCCGATGGTT GTTTGGACGCGGAAAACGAGGCCGTATTGCGAGAGTGCCAAACAATGTGTACCGGTTTGTCCAAGGCTAGTTTTTACATGAACGTGACCCTGGCGAACGTGGACGCGGGGTTTTGTCGTATTGCCCACGTTGTTTCCCATCCACCCGTGACGAACAGCAGTCTCCAAGGCTTGACGACGGAgaaattttga